A single window of Martelella sp. NC20 DNA harbors:
- a CDS encoding carbohydrate ABC transporter permease: protein MNAVSKFLFRRRGGSGWHWTDIVTWVWLVGGLIIMFGPALWLVFSSFKSPAQLAEFPPTILPYVSQQVEVEGYDKPLNLHHVTLPDGSTKVMAEVRRIGIVAQMVDPADPGEIVKVNIADRTPVREIGFATENYVTPLESNDFLLYLRNSVFVTVMATLITLVTNSMAAFALSKYKFRGRDAVLMLIVGTLMVPLSVLLVPLYSVVSAVGLYNSLWGVILPTVATPTGVFLLRQYMLTIPDELLDAARMDNASEWQIYWRIVLPLAAPALAVLAIFSVVWRWNDFLWPLVVLSSKEVYTLQVGLNTYAGELNVQWHYILAMTVVTMIPVVLVFVFLQRFITSGIAGSGLK from the coding sequence ATGAACGCCGTTTCGAAGTTCCTGTTCCGCCGGCGCGGCGGAAGCGGCTGGCACTGGACCGATATCGTCACCTGGGTCTGGCTGGTGGGCGGGCTGATCATCATGTTCGGCCCGGCGTTGTGGCTGGTGTTTTCCTCGTTCAAATCGCCGGCGCAACTGGCCGAGTTCCCGCCCACCATCCTGCCCTATGTCAGCCAGCAGGTGGAGGTCGAGGGCTACGACAAGCCGCTCAACCTCCACCATGTGACCTTGCCCGACGGCTCGACAAAGGTGATGGCCGAAGTGCGCCGCATCGGCATCGTCGCGCAGATGGTGGACCCGGCCGATCCCGGCGAAATCGTCAAGGTCAACATCGCCGACCGGACGCCCGTGCGCGAGATCGGCTTTGCGACGGAGAACTACGTCACCCCGCTCGAGAGCAATGATTTCCTGCTCTATCTGCGCAATTCCGTGTTCGTGACCGTGATGGCCACGCTGATCACGCTGGTGACCAACTCGATGGCGGCGTTCGCGCTGTCGAAATACAAGTTCCGGGGACGCGACGCGGTGCTGATGCTGATCGTCGGAACGCTGATGGTGCCGCTTTCGGTGCTGCTGGTGCCGCTCTATTCCGTGGTCAGCGCGGTCGGGCTCTACAACTCGCTGTGGGGCGTCATCCTGCCGACGGTGGCCACGCCCACAGGCGTGTTCCTGCTGCGCCAGTACATGCTGACGATCCCCGACGAGCTTCTCGACGCAGCGCGGATGGACAATGCCTCCGAATGGCAGATCTACTGGCGCATCGTGCTGCCGCTGGCCGCACCCGCGCTTGCGGTGCTTGCGATCTTCTCTGTGGTCTGGCGCTGGAACGACTTTCTCTGGCCGCTGGTCGTGCTGTCGTCGAAGGAGGTCTATACCCTCCAGGTCGGGCTCAACACCTATGCCGGCGAGCTGAACGTCCAGTGGCACTACATTCTGGCGATGACGGTCGTGACCATGATCCCGGTCGTGCTTGTCTTCGTCTTCCTGCAACGCTTCATCACCTCCGGCATTGCCGGCTCCGGACTGAAATAG
- a CDS encoding carbohydrate ABC transporter permease: MWLAALLNPPLKAWQRATGTGGMAAFFLAPNMAIFGVFVLIPLVMNFFYSMTSGSAYFLADRTFVGLEQYGRLLDCGNYLDPGTCREDLFWKAAQNTAIFVFFQVSLMTLTAMITALILNRKIAGRGFWRAVFFFPVLLSPVVVGLIWRWILQRQGLLNYVLYSFGADTHDWLTERLPAFTAAVSVSVWAHMGFFTLILLAGLQAIPRDLYEAAEMDGTKPARVFWRLTLPLLMPNLLVVIVLSLIRAVQIFDEVYVLTGGGPGTSTMYLTQYIYEVGFASLLRNPGLAAAASILMGLVLVVLTLAQLGLGRRNEHKGARE, translated from the coding sequence ATGTGGCTGGCCGCGCTTTTGAACCCGCCGCTGAAGGCGTGGCAGCGGGCAACAGGCACCGGCGGCATGGCGGCGTTCTTCCTGGCGCCGAACATGGCGATTTTCGGCGTGTTCGTGCTGATCCCGCTGGTCATGAATTTCTTCTATTCGATGACCTCCGGCTCGGCGTATTTCCTCGCCGACCGGACCTTTGTCGGCCTCGAACAATATGGCCGGCTTCTCGATTGCGGCAATTATCTCGATCCGGGCACGTGCCGGGAGGACCTGTTCTGGAAGGCGGCGCAGAACACCGCCATCTTCGTGTTCTTCCAGGTGTCGCTGATGACGCTCACGGCGATGATCACCGCGCTCATTCTCAACCGCAAGATCGCGGGCAGGGGATTCTGGCGGGCGGTGTTCTTCTTCCCCGTGCTGCTGTCGCCCGTCGTCGTCGGCCTGATCTGGCGCTGGATCCTGCAGCGTCAGGGCCTGCTCAACTACGTTCTCTATTCCTTCGGTGCCGATACCCATGACTGGCTGACCGAGCGCCTGCCGGCCTTTACGGCTGCGGTCTCGGTTTCGGTCTGGGCGCATATGGGTTTCTTCACCCTGATCCTGCTGGCGGGTCTTCAGGCGATCCCGCGCGACCTTTACGAGGCCGCGGAGATGGATGGCACCAAACCCGCAAGGGTGTTCTGGCGGCTCACGCTGCCGCTGCTGATGCCGAACCTGCTGGTGGTCATCGTGCTGTCGCTGATCCGCGCCGTGCAGATATTCGACGAGGTCTACGTCCTGACGGGAGGCGGTCCGGGCACCTCCACCATGTATCTGACCCAGTATATCTACGAGGTCGGTTTCGCCTCGCTGCTGCGCAATCCGGGCCTTGCCGCCGCCGCCTCGATCCTGATGGGGCTGGTGCTGGTGGTGCTGACGCTGGCGCAACTCGGCCTCGGGCGGCGCAATGAACACAAGGGAGCGCGCGAATGA
- a CDS encoding ABC transporter substrate-binding protein, with protein MRNAVSILSIVAAGFMASTSAFAGDVRIMWYSDGVEGEVMQDLVDRFMKDNPDINVTLDNVAYKVIQEQLPIQLEAGQGPDIARVTDLKALAQHWLDLRPYLSDPAYWEENFGAQADWMRPDGSDAITGFMTQLTLTGGFANKTLFEQAGVDLPGDKATWDDWVNAAAEVAKNQQTAAAFAIDRSGHRISGPNVSYGANYIGPDGMPAPVDEGTKTFATKLVDWTNNGLMLKDTWVSAAGSTYRAAADDFINAQIPFYYSGSWQVANLSTKIGDGFDWVATGSPCGTVGCSGLKGGAALVGIKYTKNPEDVAKVMEYLASAPVVKEFSERTLFLPAHKGVIAAGGMKWATDDKNVGPALDAFVKSSAETLPAADALPAWSWASAYYGALVTRISQVMAGELTLDEAWTRIDQDIADKVAQ; from the coding sequence ATGAGAAATGCAGTCAGCATTCTATCCATCGTTGCGGCGGGGTTCATGGCCTCGACATCCGCATTCGCGGGCGATGTGCGGATCATGTGGTATTCGGACGGTGTCGAGGGCGAGGTCATGCAGGACCTTGTCGACCGGTTCATGAAAGATAACCCGGATATCAACGTCACGCTCGACAACGTCGCCTACAAGGTGATCCAGGAGCAGCTCCCGATCCAGCTCGAAGCCGGACAGGGTCCCGATATCGCCCGCGTCACCGACCTCAAGGCGCTGGCGCAGCACTGGCTCGATCTCAGGCCCTACCTTTCCGATCCGGCTTACTGGGAGGAGAATTTCGGCGCCCAGGCCGACTGGATGCGTCCGGACGGCTCCGACGCCATCACCGGCTTCATGACGCAGCTGACGCTGACCGGCGGTTTTGCCAACAAGACCCTGTTCGAGCAGGCTGGCGTCGATCTGCCGGGCGACAAGGCCACCTGGGACGACTGGGTCAATGCCGCGGCCGAAGTCGCCAAGAACCAGCAGACGGCAGCGGCCTTCGCGATCGACCGCTCCGGCCACCGCATTTCCGGGCCGAACGTATCCTATGGCGCCAATTATATCGGCCCCGATGGAATGCCGGCGCCGGTGGACGAGGGAACCAAGACCTTCGCGACCAAGCTCGTCGACTGGACCAATAACGGCCTGATGCTGAAGGATACCTGGGTGTCCGCCGCCGGCTCCACCTATCGCGCGGCCGCCGACGACTTCATCAATGCCCAGATCCCGTTCTACTATTCGGGAAGCTGGCAGGTCGCGAACCTGTCGACCAAGATCGGCGACGGCTTCGACTGGGTGGCCACCGGCTCGCCCTGCGGCACGGTCGGATGCTCCGGCCTGAAGGGCGGCGCGGCTCTGGTGGGCATCAAATACACCAAGAACCCCGAGGATGTCGCCAAGGTCATGGAATATCTGGCCAGCGCTCCGGTGGTGAAGGAGTTCTCCGAGCGCACCCTGTTCCTGCCCGCGCATAAGGGCGTGATTGCCGCAGGCGGCATGAAATGGGCCACCGACGACAAGAATGTCGGCCCGGCGCTTGATGCCTTTGTGAAGTCGTCCGCCGAGACGCTGCCCGCGGCAGACGCGTTGCCGGCATGGAGCTGGGCGTCCGCCTATTACGGCGCGCTCGTGACCCGCATCAGCCAGGTCATGGCCGGTGAACTGACCCTCGACGAGGCCTGGACGCGCATCGACCAGGATATCGCCGACAAGGTCGCACAATAG